A single window of Alkalispirochaeta americana DNA harbors:
- a CDS encoding chemotaxis protein CheW, giving the protein MRETPVENPSDGKDLRNVSLEGTVRQDVQLLTFTVAGEQYGVEVDRVREVLELPRIVKVPKTLEYVRGIINLRGTVVPVIDLKQKFGMDRTEETIDTAIIVMEVTVKGEAAVLGALTDSVQEVIDLGADSIEPAPKFGTVLENSFIQGMGKRNDEFIIILDIDKVFSVQEICRLNASAEQEE; this is encoded by the coding sequence ATGAGAGAAACTCCCGTCGAGAACCCCTCGGACGGGAAGGATTTGAGAAACGTGTCTCTGGAAGGAACTGTGAGGCAGGACGTGCAACTATTGACCTTTACCGTGGCAGGAGAGCAATACGGTGTGGAGGTCGACCGGGTTCGGGAAGTCCTGGAATTACCTCGCATCGTGAAGGTCCCCAAGACCCTTGAATACGTTCGGGGAATAATCAACTTGCGGGGAACGGTTGTTCCCGTGATCGATCTGAAACAAAAGTTCGGGATGGATCGAACCGAGGAAACCATCGATACGGCCATAATAGTAATGGAAGTCACCGTGAAGGGAGAGGCCGCAGTTCTGGGGGCTCTGACCGACTCTGTTCAGGAGGTAATTGATCTTGGGGCAGATTCGATTGAACCTGCGCCAAAGTTCGGAACCGTTCTGGAAAATTCCTTCATTCAGGGTATGGGAAAGAGGAATGATGAGTTTATTATCATCCTTGATATCGATAAAGTTTTCAGCGTGCAGGAGATCTGCCGGTTAAATGCCTCGGCCGAGCAAGAGGAATGA
- a CDS encoding chemotaxis protein CheA, whose protein sequence is MDFSPDLFFQESRSLLQILEQDLVSLEEAPRDGDLLQRIFRNMHTLKGSGAMFGFENISAQAHAMENAFDSIRAGKMTVTRGVIEESLAGLDRITAMLEDPDLPPHVEGWQEVTEAACGMTREDSAPCSGKQVFHLRFHPAPGILQNGTRLRGLFHELASLGPVQISAQDVRLPSWDSFDPTLCYLDFDILLVTPKSEESVREVFLFVESGSTLSVETIPFDWDGDKTPLLGEILQRRCHITDEQIQELLEAQKQNKKLGELAVMQGIVDEEELETALEEQKFLQKQKKTRDQTSQAAALLVSDQKVNAAVDLVGELVTLKERLSLHVGEVKDPVLDEISEELDFLVSDLRERIMGMRLVPLQNMFVGFRRIVRDLSVEMGKEVDLEIEGGETELDKTVMDSLKSCLVHMIRNSIDHGIESPQDRMKRGKSSRGKISLRARYVGSQVEIDVADDGAGIDIEKVRQKAVAQGLLSPDSSLLHDEVLGLLSRPGFSTASRVTSVSGRGVGTDAVLAEVEKLAGHLFLDFREGQGTTFTIRIPLTLAIIDSLQVRLGDHHFSIHLNDVKECFILPQARQLLSSTQRILHHQGKPLPLVDLRGHLGIGGSHPELAHVVVVDSGFHRGGIVVDEIIGQNQVVIKPLKGLLGRVAEISSSTILGDGDISLILDIPRLLESLSVDGEIIEEISKNNFSMEYTKEELLCSK, encoded by the coding sequence ATGGATTTTTCGCCGGACTTGTTTTTTCAGGAATCCCGTTCTCTTCTTCAAATCCTGGAGCAGGACTTGGTCTCCCTGGAGGAGGCTCCTCGGGACGGAGATCTTCTCCAGAGGATCTTTCGAAACATGCATACTCTGAAAGGGTCCGGAGCCATGTTCGGTTTTGAGAACATTTCGGCCCAGGCCCATGCCATGGAAAACGCCTTTGATAGTATTCGGGCAGGAAAGATGACCGTTACCAGGGGAGTGATCGAGGAGTCCCTTGCGGGATTGGATAGAATCACGGCAATGCTGGAAGATCCCGATCTGCCGCCCCATGTGGAGGGGTGGCAGGAAGTAACAGAAGCAGCCTGTGGTATGACTAGGGAAGACAGTGCTCCTTGTTCCGGGAAACAGGTCTTTCACCTGCGCTTTCATCCCGCCCCCGGAATACTTCAGAACGGAACGCGTCTCAGGGGGCTCTTCCACGAACTGGCATCGTTGGGTCCTGTGCAGATCAGCGCTCAGGACGTTCGGTTGCCCTCCTGGGATTCCTTCGATCCCACCCTGTGTTACCTGGATTTTGATATTCTTCTGGTAACGCCGAAAAGCGAAGAATCGGTACGGGAGGTTTTCCTTTTTGTGGAATCCGGGAGCACTCTCTCGGTGGAGACAATCCCCTTCGATTGGGACGGAGATAAAACTCCCCTGTTGGGAGAGATTCTCCAGAGGCGGTGTCACATTACGGACGAGCAGATCCAGGAGCTTCTGGAGGCACAGAAACAGAACAAAAAGCTGGGTGAGCTGGCAGTAATGCAAGGCATTGTCGATGAAGAAGAGCTGGAGACAGCCCTGGAAGAGCAGAAATTTCTGCAGAAGCAGAAAAAAACTCGCGATCAGACGTCTCAGGCCGCAGCGCTTCTTGTATCGGATCAAAAAGTGAATGCTGCCGTTGATCTTGTGGGAGAACTGGTTACCCTGAAAGAGCGCCTGTCGTTGCACGTGGGGGAGGTGAAGGATCCTGTTCTTGATGAGATCAGCGAAGAGCTTGATTTTCTTGTCAGCGATCTGCGTGAGCGGATCATGGGAATGCGCCTGGTTCCGTTGCAGAATATGTTTGTCGGTTTCCGGAGGATTGTGAGAGATCTATCGGTGGAGATGGGCAAAGAGGTGGATCTGGAGATTGAAGGCGGGGAAACCGAGCTGGACAAAACGGTGATGGATTCCCTGAAATCTTGTCTGGTTCACATGATCCGCAACAGCATCGATCATGGCATTGAGTCGCCTCAGGACCGCATGAAACGGGGAAAATCCTCGCGGGGAAAGATCTCCTTGCGAGCCCGATATGTTGGTTCCCAGGTCGAGATAGACGTTGCCGACGATGGGGCGGGAATCGACATAGAGAAGGTTCGCCAGAAAGCCGTCGCCCAGGGGCTTCTTTCTCCTGACAGTTCGCTATTGCATGATGAAGTGCTGGGCCTGCTCTCCCGGCCAGGATTCTCAACGGCTTCCCGGGTAACCTCCGTTTCCGGTCGGGGCGTAGGCACCGACGCCGTTCTTGCCGAAGTGGAAAAACTGGCGGGTCATCTCTTTCTTGATTTTCGCGAGGGCCAGGGAACGACCTTCACCATTCGAATTCCCCTTACTCTGGCGATTATCGACAGCTTGCAGGTCCGCCTGGGGGATCACCATTTCTCGATCCACCTGAACGATGTGAAGGAATGCTTTATCCTGCCGCAGGCCCGGCAACTGCTCTCTTCAACGCAGCGGATCCTGCATCACCAGGGCAAGCCTCTGCCCTTGGTTGATTTAAGGGGGCATTTGGGAATCGGGGGGAGTCATCCCGAGCTGGCCCATGTAGTTGTGGTCGATTCAGGGTTTCACAGAGGAGGAATCGTAGTGGACGAGATCATCGGCCAGAACCAGGTGGTGATCAAACCCCTGAAGGGTCTTCTGGGAAGAGTTGCGGAGATCAGCAGCTCGACGATTCTGGGAGATGGGGATATCTCTCTCATTCTTGATATTCCCAGACTTCTTGAATCTCTATCGGTAGATGGAGAAATTATTGAAGAGATATCAAAAAATAACTTTTCCATGGAATACACAAAGGAGGAGCTCCTGTGCAGCAAATGA
- a CDS encoding methyl-accepting chemotaxis protein, with the protein MGTGEKKWRYRWRGFKTIRTEMTLLFGGVSAGVLFFVGAVLLWQILQIQNGTVEELSREIVDARSSEAGRWLEGHLNTVRQISRGEQFQTGEPHRIIQEVLRRHETIPEEFENLFFVDPSGDFMTSDGLTGNLSHRDYVRAIYQEGRDYAMSQGMRSVATGNPIAVVAQALRDSQGEVTGILGASVTLEALGDLTRAMRFGRHGRGSVVDGTGMIIGDAQSALVLSLNIAQADGYQGLDSIAREILQGLSGRGDYRNPEGERYHAIYAPVPGSPNWSVAYLLPYSDLAAPLVRISWVIVGLVVLAVLAVVATAFLVARSTALLLKDFVDQAQEYARGDLTRDLSSEYEQYYLRKRDEWGDLARAQGAISAKMNQIVGNIQDGAQAITASSRGLAKISSDVSSGTSQMAAVAQQLSQGASEQAASVEEVSASMEQMAANIRQSADNAETTQQIAVLSAEKAQRSGVAVSDTVVAMKTIAEKINIIEDIARETNMLSLNAAIEAARAGEQGKGFAVVAAQVRKLAENSGDAAREIRQISAESVRIAEEAGNLLDETVPEIEKTANLVREITSSTREMSAGADQVSQAVLQLDQVVQQTASASEEVAATSEEQSGQTDALAKTSQALLEQAQKLEGIAEYFTLLGRSRGGDSGESGEHGKDRKVEEPKALSEPEEFRKPEEARKPEEARKPEESPSRKVSPDRKPALPGRSSHTREERGISVLEQQALLSQDELDYSFEEM; encoded by the coding sequence GTGGGAACAGGCGAAAAAAAATGGCGCTATCGGTGGCGAGGCTTCAAGACAATCAGAACAGAGATGACCCTCCTCTTTGGAGGTGTCTCGGCGGGCGTTCTCTTTTTTGTGGGAGCCGTGCTCCTCTGGCAAATCCTGCAGATCCAGAATGGCACCGTCGAGGAACTCTCCCGGGAAATTGTGGATGCCCGCAGTTCCGAGGCAGGACGATGGCTGGAGGGGCATCTGAACACGGTCCGCCAGATTTCCCGGGGAGAACAGTTTCAGACAGGAGAACCCCACCGGATTATTCAGGAAGTTCTTCGAAGACACGAGACGATTCCTGAAGAGTTCGAAAATCTCTTTTTTGTGGACCCGTCGGGCGATTTTATGACCAGCGACGGACTCACGGGAAATCTCTCTCACCGGGATTACGTCCGGGCTATCTACCAGGAGGGTCGGGACTACGCTATGAGCCAGGGAATGAGGAGTGTGGCCACGGGAAATCCAATAGCCGTGGTCGCTCAGGCCCTGCGGGATAGCCAGGGCGAGGTCACGGGTATTCTTGGAGCCTCTGTTACCCTGGAAGCTCTGGGTGATCTTACCCGGGCCATGCGCTTTGGCCGTCACGGCCGGGGGTCCGTTGTAGACGGCACGGGAATGATCATCGGTGATGCACAGTCTGCCCTGGTACTTAGTCTGAACATCGCCCAAGCCGACGGATACCAGGGGTTGGACTCTATAGCCCGGGAAATCCTGCAGGGCCTTTCTGGCAGGGGCGATTATCGAAACCCTGAAGGGGAGCGATATCACGCAATCTATGCACCCGTTCCCGGGTCTCCCAACTGGTCTGTGGCTTACCTGTTGCCCTATTCTGACCTGGCCGCTCCTCTGGTGCGGATCTCCTGGGTTATTGTGGGGCTGGTCGTCCTGGCAGTCCTGGCCGTTGTGGCTACTGCTTTCCTTGTGGCGCGAAGTACGGCATTGCTTCTGAAAGATTTTGTTGATCAGGCCCAGGAATATGCGAGGGGGGACCTGACTCGGGATCTTTCCTCCGAGTACGAGCAGTACTACCTTCGAAAACGCGATGAGTGGGGAGATCTCGCTCGGGCTCAGGGAGCTATAAGCGCAAAGATGAACCAGATTGTGGGGAACATTCAAGACGGAGCCCAGGCAATAACTGCCAGTAGCCGGGGGCTGGCAAAAATAAGCAGCGATGTTTCTTCAGGAACCTCCCAGATGGCGGCCGTGGCGCAGCAGCTATCCCAGGGGGCTTCGGAGCAGGCCGCCTCGGTGGAGGAGGTTTCGGCGTCCATGGAGCAGATGGCCGCAAATATTCGGCAAAGCGCAGACAATGCCGAGACAACTCAGCAGATAGCGGTCCTTTCGGCGGAAAAGGCCCAGCGTAGTGGTGTTGCTGTGTCAGATACCGTAGTTGCCATGAAGACGATCGCCGAAAAGATCAACATTATCGAAGATATTGCCCGGGAGACAAATATGCTCTCCCTGAACGCCGCCATTGAGGCGGCCCGGGCCGGAGAGCAGGGAAAGGGCTTTGCCGTTGTGGCTGCCCAAGTGAGAAAACTGGCGGAGAACTCCGGTGACGCAGCCAGGGAGATACGCCAAATCAGCGCTGAATCGGTGCGCATCGCCGAGGAAGCCGGGAACCTGCTAGATGAAACCGTTCCGGAGATAGAGAAAACAGCTAATTTGGTTCGGGAGATAACATCATCCACCAGAGAAATGAGTGCTGGCGCAGACCAGGTGAGTCAGGCGGTGCTGCAGTTGGACCAGGTAGTCCAGCAAACAGCATCGGCTTCCGAAGAGGTTGCTGCCACCAGTGAGGAGCAGTCGGGGCAGACCGATGCCCTGGCAAAAACCTCCCAGGCTCTCCTTGAGCAGGCGCAAAAGCTTGAAGGGATTGCCGAGTATTTCACCCTTCTGGGCCGTTCTCGCGGAGGAGACTCAGGAGAATCTGGTGAGCATGGGAAGGACAGGAAGGTCGAGGAACCAAAGGCCCTGTCAGAACCTGAGGAATTCAGGAAGCCCGAAGAAGCCAGGAAGCCCGAAGAAGCCAGGAAGCCCGAAGAATCACCCTCCCGGAAGGTTTCTCCCGACAGGAAACCCGCCCTGCCAGGGCGCTCTTCGCATACAAGGGAGGAGCGGGGCATATCGGTCCTGGAGCAGCAGGCGCTTCTGAGTCAGGATGAGTTGGACTACAGTTTTGAGGAGATGTAA
- a CDS encoding helix-turn-helix transcriptional regulator, producing MSSFVYFITTIGIVNSFLFAFLSWKARASAREYRHAGTWLSLLFLCFGIALARLLYREFHQPAENPFLFMAWLSVRWIYGPALLFYVRSVMRPGHFRGWRDILLHSIPFILHFIVIAPLVLYVLPDLTPTREDGGLGYLLCVGPVLVQVLHFFCYVGRMNTELFEASLERVGNQRLEAQRQAWILTVVTAARVTTAVFLALTVGYAFFSVPLQIMVFNLHSTYFPFHRITAVYMFLLLHYTGYKGLDTGIRELLPRPFGEGARQDAPEETEALDATDDPVIPPGKRAGERSMNRYVRSSLSLVEAVQILARTRHHVEVRERYLDPELTLDKLAGELTLSRHSLSQALNQVLQQNFSEFINSYRLQRAQELLRDQSSGRIKLIDVAFASGFRSKSSFNALFKRYCSMTPTEYRKLCEEPQSSEEASLAAL from the coding sequence GTGTCATCGTTTGTATATTTCATCACGACAATCGGTATTGTAAATAGTTTTCTCTTTGCCTTCCTCTCCTGGAAGGCCCGCGCCTCCGCCCGGGAGTATCGCCATGCGGGAACGTGGCTTTCTCTGCTCTTTCTGTGCTTCGGGATCGCTCTTGCGCGGCTCCTGTACCGCGAGTTTCACCAGCCGGCAGAAAACCCCTTTCTTTTCATGGCCTGGCTCTCGGTTCGCTGGATCTACGGACCTGCCCTGCTTTTTTATGTCCGGTCGGTGATGAGACCCGGCCATTTCCGGGGGTGGCGAGATATCCTGCTTCACAGTATTCCTTTCATTCTGCACTTCATTGTCATAGCACCCCTTGTGCTGTATGTGCTCCCCGATTTGACTCCCACCAGGGAGGACGGAGGGTTGGGATATCTTCTCTGTGTGGGGCCTGTCCTGGTCCAGGTGCTACACTTTTTCTGCTATGTGGGGCGAATGAATACCGAGTTGTTCGAAGCATCCCTTGAACGGGTTGGCAACCAGCGTCTTGAGGCACAGCGTCAGGCCTGGATACTCACGGTTGTCACGGCAGCTCGGGTTACTACGGCGGTTTTTCTGGCCCTCACCGTGGGCTACGCCTTTTTTTCCGTTCCTTTGCAAATAATGGTCTTTAATCTGCACTCGACGTATTTCCCGTTTCATCGAATTACAGCGGTCTATATGTTCCTCCTGCTCCATTACACAGGTTACAAGGGCCTCGATACGGGAATTCGTGAACTTCTTCCCCGGCCCTTTGGCGAGGGAGCCCGGCAGGATGCCCCAGAAGAGACCGAAGCTCTTGACGCAACAGACGATCCGGTAATTCCACCAGGCAAGAGGGCGGGGGAGCGCAGTATGAACCGCTACGTTCGATCTTCCCTGAGTCTGGTCGAAGCGGTGCAGATTCTGGCTCGGACGCGTCACCACGTGGAGGTTCGGGAACGATATCTGGATCCTGAACTTACACTGGACAAGCTGGCAGGAGAACTCACCCTGAGTCGGCATTCGCTTTCCCAGGCCCTGAATCAGGTTCTTCAACAGAACTTTTCGGAGTTTATCAACTCCTATCGTCTTCAGCGTGCCCAGGAGCTGTTGCGCGACCAATCGTCAGGCCGGATAAAACTAATCGATGTGGCCTTCGCCTCGGGGTTCCGTTCAAAATCGAGCTTCAATGCTCTGTTCAAGCGCTATTGTTCCATGACACCCACGGAGTACCGAAAACTCTGCGAAGAACCTCAATCCTCCGAGGAAGCATCCCTGGCGGCCCTGTAG
- a CDS encoding FGGY family carbohydrate kinase: MSKTDRAQHYLAIDQGGQATRAILFDNNGTALAEFSAPITTSHPAPDQVEHDPEEMARSVQEALSGLAEILGDQPPPVQSAGFATQRSSVAFWDRSSGAALAPIASWQDRRDASHLETLPREASQEIPRITGLRISPHYGANKLRWFLKNHEAVKAAAEAGTLCCGPLASFLLARSLHESPAFADPANASRTLLWDVHTKNWSDYLLHLFQIPQDVLPESVPSRHAYGTISLGQQVIPVTVCTGDQSAAVFAAGKLDEEAVYVNIGTGAFIQKPTRARHDDAAPLLQSVVWDDGSEGIRVLEGTINGAAGALVEWIGQEEPNWARYLNGWLEETQDPPLFLNGVSGLAAPYWIPDFPSCYVGHNASEAPLSARATAVAESVIFLLEENRRVLEEKGEPVKRIIITGGLAKSDALCQRLASLTKCEVIRPSYSEATARGLCYLLRSCEEDATEESWQAASGASLHFLPRQAVELHRRYQAWREELLRRLT, encoded by the coding sequence ATGAGCAAAACCGATCGGGCGCAACACTATCTGGCAATCGACCAGGGAGGACAAGCAACCCGGGCCATCCTCTTCGATAATAATGGAACTGCCCTGGCAGAGTTCAGCGCACCCATAACGACGAGCCATCCCGCCCCCGACCAGGTCGAACACGATCCCGAGGAGATGGCTCGATCGGTTCAGGAGGCCCTTTCGGGGCTGGCTGAGATACTCGGCGACCAGCCCCCCCCTGTGCAATCTGCGGGTTTTGCCACACAGCGCTCCAGTGTGGCCTTCTGGGACCGCTCTTCGGGTGCAGCTTTGGCTCCAATTGCCTCGTGGCAGGACCGTCGTGATGCTTCGCATTTGGAGACACTCCCTCGTGAGGCATCGCAAGAGATACCCCGTATTACGGGCTTGCGAATATCTCCTCACTACGGAGCAAACAAGTTGCGCTGGTTTCTCAAAAACCACGAAGCGGTCAAGGCAGCGGCCGAGGCGGGAACGCTCTGCTGTGGCCCCCTGGCAAGTTTTCTTCTGGCTCGATCTCTCCATGAAAGCCCTGCCTTCGCTGACCCGGCCAACGCATCCCGGACGTTGCTCTGGGATGTACACACCAAAAACTGGTCTGACTATCTTCTCCATCTCTTTCAGATACCACAGGACGTGCTTCCCGAATCGGTACCCAGCAGGCATGCCTACGGCACGATCAGCCTGGGCCAGCAGGTCATTCCCGTTACCGTTTGTACCGGGGATCAATCGGCTGCGGTCTTTGCGGCAGGCAAGCTGGACGAGGAAGCGGTCTATGTAAATATCGGAACCGGCGCATTCATCCAGAAACCAACCCGAGCCCGCCACGATGATGCAGCACCACTCCTGCAAAGCGTTGTCTGGGACGATGGCAGTGAGGGCATCCGCGTTCTTGAGGGAACGATCAACGGGGCAGCAGGGGCCCTGGTGGAGTGGATTGGCCAGGAAGAACCAAACTGGGCCAGGTATCTCAATGGCTGGCTCGAAGAGACCCAAGATCCGCCTCTCTTCCTCAATGGAGTCTCTGGCCTGGCGGCTCCCTACTGGATACCTGATTTCCCCTCCTGCTACGTCGGTCACAACGCTTCCGAGGCCCCTTTGAGCGCCCGTGCCACGGCTGTGGCCGAGAGTGTGATCTTTCTGCTGGAAGAAAACCGACGGGTTCTGGAGGAAAAGGGCGAGCCTGTAAAACGAATCATCATCACCGGAGGGCTGGCAAAAAGCGATGCCCTGTGTCAGCGTCTGGCTTCCCTGACGAAATGCGAGGTGATTCGGCCCAGCTACAGCGAAGCCACAGCCCGGGGACTCTGCTATCTCTTGAGAAGCTGCGAAGAAGACGCCACGGAGGAATCCTGGCAGGCTGCGTCGGGGGCATCCCTGCACTTTTTGCCGCGCCAGGCCGTAGAACTCCACCGGCGATACCAGGCCTGGCGGGAAGAGCTTCTTCGCCGCCTGACCTGA
- a CDS encoding prenyltransferase translates to MTLYQFARIVELRTKIVSISSFSLGILAAVASSGRFLPGRTGLMVAAVLAVDMGTTAFNTFFDYWTGVDRQQTNREADKVLVHQRVAPGIALIVALILYALAIILGLLLAILVNPLIAPAGALCLAVGFLYNGGPRPISRTPWGEFFAGGFLGWFLLCLTIFVHNGGIAPGELLLGIPSGFFIASILTVNNTCDIQGDALAGRKTLSIQAGRNVGESLVYIQGFLAYGSLFILGWAGFLHHTAQITAPLFFALSIPLYALMHRQGFSHETKSASMQRISAAFLLFSVSLALPLGLAALESIISGGQ, encoded by the coding sequence GTGACGCTGTACCAGTTCGCGCGAATAGTAGAGCTCCGGACCAAGATTGTGAGCATCTCTTCCTTCAGTCTGGGAATCCTTGCGGCGGTTGCCTCGTCGGGCAGATTTCTCCCGGGGCGGACAGGATTAATGGTGGCGGCCGTTCTCGCCGTGGACATGGGAACCACAGCCTTTAATACCTTCTTTGACTACTGGACCGGGGTTGATCGACAGCAGACAAACCGGGAGGCCGATAAGGTCCTGGTCCACCAGCGGGTAGCGCCGGGAATCGCCCTGATTGTGGCGCTTATCCTGTACGCCCTTGCCATAATCCTGGGACTCCTCCTTGCGATTCTGGTAAACCCCCTGATAGCGCCAGCAGGAGCCCTCTGCCTGGCTGTGGGGTTCCTCTATAACGGAGGCCCGCGCCCCATTTCCCGGACTCCCTGGGGCGAGTTTTTTGCGGGGGGGTTTTTGGGGTGGTTTCTGCTGTGTCTCACCATCTTTGTTCATAACGGAGGAATCGCTCCCGGGGAGTTGCTCCTGGGCATCCCCTCGGGATTCTTCATCGCCTCCATCCTGACGGTGAACAATACTTGCGATATCCAGGGAGACGCCCTGGCTGGACGAAAAACCCTCTCGATACAAGCCGGGAGAAACGTCGGTGAATCCCTGGTCTACATTCAGGGGTTTCTCGCCTACGGGTCTCTCTTCATCCTGGGCTGGGCGGGGTTCCTCCATCATACCGCGCAGATTACAGCCCCCCTCTTTTTCGCTCTCTCAATTCCCCTCTACGCGCTCATGCACCGTCAGGGCTTTTCTCACGAGACAAAGAGCGCGTCAATGCAACGAATCTCGGCAGCGTTTCTTCTCTTCTCGGTCAGCCTGGCGTTGCCCCTGGGCCTTGCAGCCCTGGAAAGCATCATCAGCGGGGGTCAGTAA
- a CDS encoding polyprenyl synthetase family protein: MSFWAGYPEVQHELERVQHLIDQETAGPGGLISRALSDLTRRDAKFLRPGFVVLAGRIGNGGVPLGEGAIERAAAIEMLHMASLIHDDIVDGARTRRGGDSLHITLGSKRAVLAGDYLFARSFALFAKSSGQEGLRLLTPSVARLVSSVIDESSGLDESPASGLPGGSLRFNLSPRRYLHRIVGKTAVLFALSFHAGALEADTPSKDLIEPLRRVGYNLGVGFQIIDDLLDIAGDPRKTGKPRGTDLRAGVVTLPLILAMQKDSGKILPKLADQARHARWRRTRVHALEEVRRLVSRCGAFQETWSVAERYTRRAEREILRLPPGADRDTLQEATTRLLRRSA; this comes from the coding sequence TTGAGTTTCTGGGCAGGATATCCCGAGGTTCAGCATGAGCTGGAACGAGTGCAACATCTTATAGATCAGGAGACGGCAGGCCCCGGGGGGCTCATATCCAGGGCTCTCTCGGACCTCACCAGGAGAGACGCAAAATTTCTGCGGCCCGGCTTTGTTGTTCTCGCCGGCAGGATTGGTAACGGGGGAGTGCCCCTGGGAGAGGGGGCCATAGAGCGGGCTGCCGCGATAGAGATGCTTCACATGGCATCGCTTATTCACGACGATATAGTCGACGGCGCCAGAACACGTCGTGGAGGAGATTCCCTTCATATCACCCTGGGGAGCAAGCGGGCTGTCCTTGCCGGTGATTATCTCTTTGCCCGGAGTTTTGCCCTCTTTGCAAAGTCCAGCGGTCAGGAGGGTCTGCGCCTTCTTACGCCTTCGGTGGCCAGGCTTGTCTCGTCGGTTATTGATGAATCGTCAGGGCTTGATGAGTCCCCGGCTTCTGGTTTGCCAGGGGGTTCCCTTCGGTTTAACCTCTCTCCGCGCCGCTACCTGCATCGGATTGTGGGAAAAACGGCGGTTCTCTTCGCCTTGAGTTTTCATGCCGGTGCCCTTGAGGCCGATACTCCCTCGAAAGATCTGATAGAGCCCCTGAGGCGAGTGGGATACAACCTGGGGGTGGGGTTCCAGATTATAGATGACCTCCTGGATATCGCAGGAGATCCCCGGAAGACGGGGAAGCCCCGAGGAACTGATCTGCGTGCCGGTGTCGTGACTCTGCCACTCATTTTGGCGATGCAAAAGGATTCCGGAAAGATTCTGCCAAAACTCGCCGATCAGGCTCGCCATGCCCGATGGCGCAGGACAAGAGTTCATGCCCTTGAGGAGGTCCGCCGACTGGTTTCCCGGTGCGGCGCCTTTCAGGAAACCTGGTCTGTGGCGGAACGCTATACCCGCCGGGCAGAGCGGGAAATTCTGCGCCTTCCTCCGGGGGCCGATCGTGATACCCTCCAGGAGGCTACAACACGGCTTTTGCGCAGAAGCGCCTAG